One Ethanoligenens harbinense YUAN-3 genomic window carries:
- the thiI gene encoding tRNA uracil 4-sulfurtransferase ThiI, producing the protein MQEVILLKYGELILKGLNRPQFEHKLLKRIRSTLRGCGTFTVTQAQSTVYVEPQDADASIDDAIRRLQKVFGIVSLVRACVVEKDMAAIEAAVVPYLRDEIEQAKTFRVNARRADKRFPLPSPEIAKRVAERVGDAFPDLQADMRAPELTITVEIRDTAAYIHADSLPGAGGMPSGSCGRAAVLISGGIDSPVAAYMMARRGMSVCAVHFASPPYTSPRAKAKVLDLLKIVSAYSGPIACFVVPFTALQEQIRAHCKEEFFTILLRRFMMRAAARIAEGQDCAALITGESIGQVASQTIEAITCTQAASTLPVLRPLIGMDKEEIIRVARRIDTFETSILPYADCCTVFTPRHPRTKPRMWDVEQEEAKFDFAPLLDAAVEAAEKIVVCPE; encoded by the coding sequence GTGCAGGAAGTCATCCTTTTAAAGTATGGGGAACTCATCCTCAAAGGGCTCAACCGCCCGCAGTTTGAACATAAATTATTGAAACGCATCCGAAGCACGCTGCGGGGCTGCGGCACGTTCACCGTCACGCAGGCGCAGTCCACCGTGTATGTGGAGCCGCAGGATGCGGATGCCTCCATCGACGATGCGATCCGCCGTCTGCAGAAGGTGTTCGGCATCGTGTCTCTTGTCCGGGCGTGTGTGGTGGAAAAAGACATGGCGGCCATTGAAGCCGCCGTTGTGCCCTACCTGCGGGATGAGATCGAGCAGGCGAAAACGTTTCGCGTGAACGCAAGGCGGGCGGACAAGCGCTTTCCGCTGCCTTCGCCGGAGATCGCAAAACGAGTGGCGGAGCGGGTGGGGGACGCTTTTCCCGATTTGCAGGCGGACATGCGCGCGCCTGAGCTGACCATCACCGTGGAGATACGGGACACCGCCGCCTACATCCACGCCGACAGCCTGCCCGGCGCGGGCGGCATGCCGTCGGGTAGCTGCGGCCGCGCGGCCGTGCTCATTTCCGGCGGCATCGACAGCCCCGTGGCCGCCTATATGATGGCTCGGCGCGGCATGTCGGTCTGTGCGGTGCATTTCGCCAGCCCACCCTACACCAGCCCGCGCGCCAAGGCCAAGGTGCTGGATCTGCTTAAAATCGTCAGCGCCTACAGCGGCCCTATCGCATGCTTTGTGGTGCCGTTCACCGCGCTGCAGGAGCAGATCCGCGCGCATTGCAAAGAGGAATTCTTTACAATTTTATTAAGAAGGTTTATGATGAGAGCGGCGGCGCGCATCGCCGAGGGGCAGGACTGCGCGGCGCTCATCACGGGCGAAAGCATCGGGCAGGTGGCCAGCCAGACCATCGAGGCCATCACCTGCACGCAGGCGGCCTCCACGCTGCCCGTTCTGCGCCCGCTCATCGGCATGGATAAAGAAGAGATCATCCGGGTCGCCCGGCGGATCGACACTTTTGAAACGTCGATTTTGCCCTATGCGGACTGCTGCACGGTGTTCACGCCGCGCCACCCGCGCACCAAGCCCCGCATGTGGGATGTGGAGCAGGAAGAGGCAAAATTCGATTTTGCCCCGCTGCTCGACGCGGCGGTGGAAGCCGCCGAAAAGATCGTTGTCTGCCCGGAATGA
- the rpsO gene encoding 30S ribosomal protein S15 codes for MKDEEKQAVIESNRIHEKDTGSPEVQIAVLTARINKLTEHLKEHKKDHHSRRGLLKMVGHRRNLLNYLMKKDVTRYRAILEKLSLRK; via the coding sequence CTGAAAGATGAAGAAAAACAAGCCGTAATCGAATCCAACCGCATCCACGAGAAAGATACCGGTTCGCCCGAGGTGCAGATCGCGGTGCTCACCGCCCGCATCAACAAGCTCACCGAGCATCTGAAAGAGCATAAAAAAGACCACCATTCCCGCCGCGGTCTGCTCAAGATGGTCGGCCACCGCCGCAACCTGCTCAACTACCTGATGAAAAAGGATGTTACCCGCTATCGCGCGATTCTCGAAAAACTGTCGCTGCGTAAGTGA
- the rsmA gene encoding 16S rRNA (adenine(1518)-N(6)/adenine(1519)-N(6))-dimethyltransferase RsmA: protein MTDLANPAQIKALLARHGFHFSKALGQNFLINPSVCPRMAALCGAEEAAGVLEIGPGIGVLTAELARRAKKVVALELDTRLLPVLAETLDQFSNVRVVQGDAMEADLAALIREEFGGPVAVCANLPYYITSPLLMRLLESHLPVTAVTVMVQKEAAARICAAPGSRDTGAVSLAVRYYASPRVLFDVSAGSFLPRPQVDSCVIRLDLHQEPPVAVRNEALLFRVVRAAFAQRRKMLRSALPAGLGLPRERVAAALRKAGVDESLRGERLTLADFARVADALAEE from the coding sequence ATGACCGATCTTGCCAACCCCGCGCAGATCAAGGCTCTGTTGGCACGCCATGGGTTCCATTTTTCCAAGGCGCTGGGACAGAATTTCCTTATCAATCCGTCGGTCTGCCCGCGCATGGCCGCGCTCTGCGGTGCGGAGGAAGCCGCCGGCGTGCTGGAGATCGGCCCCGGCATCGGGGTGCTTACGGCGGAACTGGCGCGCCGTGCCAAAAAGGTGGTAGCGCTTGAGCTGGATACCCGCCTGCTGCCGGTGCTGGCCGAAACTCTGGATCAATTTTCCAACGTGAGGGTCGTGCAGGGTGACGCGATGGAAGCCGACCTTGCCGCGCTTATCCGGGAGGAGTTTGGCGGCCCGGTGGCTGTCTGCGCCAATCTGCCGTATTACATCACCTCTCCGCTGCTTATGCGCCTGCTGGAGTCCCACCTGCCCGTCACGGCCGTGACCGTGATGGTGCAGAAAGAGGCTGCCGCCCGCATCTGCGCCGCGCCCGGCAGCCGGGATACGGGCGCCGTCAGTCTGGCGGTGCGGTATTACGCCAGCCCGCGTGTGCTGTTCGACGTGTCGGCGGGCAGCTTTTTGCCCCGCCCGCAGGTGGACAGTTGTGTGATCCGGCTTGATTTGCACCAAGAGCCGCCCGTGGCCGTGCGGAACGAAGCGCTGCTGTTCCGCGTGGTGCGCGCGGCATTCGCCCAGCGCCGAAAGATGCTGCGCAGCGCGCTGCCTGCCGGGCTGGGGCTGCCCAGAGAGCGGGTGGCCGCCGCTTTACGCAAGGCGGGCGTGGACGAAAGCCTGCGCGGCGAACGGCTGACGCTGGCCGATTTTGCCCGCGTGGCCGACGCGCTGGCGGAAGAATGA
- the rpmA gene encoding 50S ribosomal protein L27, with amino-acid sequence MAHKKGVGSTKNGRDSESKRLGVKRADGQAVLAGNIIVRQRGTHIHPGENVGRGNDDTLFALIEGRVKFERVGRDRKQVSVYAKAQ; translated from the coding sequence ATGGCACATAAAAAAGGTGTAGGTTCTACTAAAAACGGACGCGATTCCGAGTCCAAGCGCCTCGGCGTAAAACGCGCCGACGGTCAGGCCGTTCTCGCGGGCAACATCATCGTTCGTCAGCGCGGCACACACATTCATCCGGGCGAGAACGTCGGTCGCGGCAACGACGACACGCTGTTCGCGCTGATTGAAGGCCGCGTGAAGTTTGAGCGCGTGGGGCGCGACCGCAAACAAGTGAGCGTGTACGCCAAAGCGCAGTAA
- a CDS encoding cysteine desulfurase family protein — MSFVYLDNSATTRVCREAADAALYAMTTCFGNPSSLHGMGVAAEELVGKARAQVASALGCEAREVVFTSGGTEANNLAVFGAARALSRRGRRIVSTAIEHSSVEGPAAALEKEGFEVVRLRPGTDGVVPAQALAEAVTPDTVLVSMMLVNNETGALQPVEAAKRAVRRVGAPALVHVDAVQAFGKMRFSPSALGADLLSVSGHKIHGPKGAGALFVARGARVLPVLSGGGQERGLHPGTEPVPAIAGLGAAAEKARALLAESAARFTELRALALELLAPLPFITVNSPENGAPHILNVSVDGVRSETMLHFLAAREIYVSSGSACARGAKSRVLLAMGLPGARVDSALRISFCRDNTGEDVRRLADAVAEGARTLARR, encoded by the coding sequence ATGTCATTTGTTTATCTGGATAACAGCGCGACCACGCGCGTTTGCCGAGAGGCGGCGGACGCCGCGCTCTATGCCATGACCACTTGTTTTGGCAACCCGTCTTCGCTGCACGGCATGGGAGTGGCCGCTGAGGAACTGGTGGGAAAAGCGCGCGCGCAGGTGGCCTCCGCCCTTGGCTGTGAGGCCAGAGAGGTTGTGTTCACCTCCGGCGGCACCGAGGCGAACAATCTGGCTGTTTTCGGCGCCGCGCGGGCGCTGTCCCGCAGGGGCAGGCGTATCGTCAGCACCGCCATCGAGCACAGCTCGGTGGAAGGCCCCGCGGCGGCGCTGGAAAAAGAGGGGTTCGAAGTGGTGCGCCTGCGCCCGGGTACGGACGGCGTGGTGCCTGCACAGGCACTGGCCGAAGCCGTCACGCCCGATACCGTTCTGGTGAGCATGATGCTCGTCAACAACGAGACCGGCGCGCTCCAGCCGGTGGAAGCCGCAAAACGCGCGGTGCGACGGGTGGGCGCGCCCGCGTTGGTGCATGTGGACGCCGTGCAGGCATTCGGCAAAATGCGCTTCAGCCCCTCCGCGCTGGGCGCGGATCTGCTCAGCGTCAGCGGGCACAAGATTCACGGGCCAAAAGGTGCGGGGGCGCTGTTTGTGGCGCGCGGCGCCCGCGTTCTGCCGGTGCTTTCCGGCGGCGGGCAGGAGCGCGGCCTGCATCCGGGCACCGAGCCGGTGCCCGCCATCGCGGGTCTGGGGGCGGCGGCGGAAAAGGCGCGCGCCCTGCTCGCGGAGAGTGCCGCCCGTTTCACCGAACTGCGCGCGCTGGCGCTCGAACTGCTTGCGCCGCTGCCGTTCATCACGGTCAACTCGCCGGAAAACGGCGCGCCGCATATCCTCAATGTATCGGTGGATGGGGTACGCTCCGAGACCATGCTGCATTTTCTGGCGGCCAGGGAGATCTATGTTTCCAGCGGTTCCGCCTGCGCGCGCGGCGCGAAAAGCCGCGTGCTGCTTGCCATGGGACTGCCGGGCGCACGGGTGGACAGCGCGCTGCGCATCAGCTTCTGCCGGGACAACACCGGGGAGGACGTGCGGCGGCTGGCGGACGCCGTGGCCGAAGGGGCACGCACGCTCGCGCGCCGTTGA
- the srtB gene encoding class B sortase, with the protein MTGAELFFWQLIPHRRDEPAEIFRKIVFLAALAVFIGCMVPIIQYYIEAYQNQRMNDNLAGQVHASSSAVSSASASSGPVLPEYASLYAQNSDMKGWVNVPGTNINYPVMQASDNDFYLRRDFYKNSNQHGVPFLDYRDKLGDSPSKNLIIYGHNMKDDQMFHELVNYEDNGFYAKAPLIQFNTVYKQQTWKIFAVMIVNTVPSQGDTFYYLDTDFASNDAFMNYIGEVKKRSLVNTTVDVQPTDHILTLSTCSYVFNDARVVVLARLARDGEDLSPGTATMNPNPQMPQIWYKTNKKSGT; encoded by the coding sequence ATTACAGGTGCCGAACTCTTTTTTTGGCAACTGATTCCGCATAGGAGGGATGAACCTGCCGAGATTTTCCGCAAGATCGTTTTTCTGGCCGCGCTGGCCGTTTTCATCGGGTGCATGGTGCCCATCATCCAGTATTATATTGAAGCGTATCAGAACCAGCGGATGAACGACAACCTTGCCGGCCAGGTGCATGCGTCCTCGTCTGCGGTTTCGTCCGCTTCCGCGTCTTCCGGTCCGGTCCTGCCGGAATACGCGTCGCTCTATGCACAGAACAGCGACATGAAGGGCTGGGTGAACGTGCCCGGTACCAACATCAATTATCCCGTGATGCAGGCTTCGGACAACGATTTCTACCTGCGCCGCGATTTTTATAAGAACAGCAACCAGCACGGCGTACCGTTTCTGGATTACCGCGACAAGCTGGGTGATTCACCCTCCAAAAATCTTATTATCTACGGGCACAATATGAAAGACGACCAGATGTTCCATGAACTGGTCAATTACGAGGACAACGGTTTCTACGCCAAAGCGCCGCTTATCCAGTTCAACACGGTTTATAAACAGCAGACTTGGAAGATCTTCGCCGTGATGATCGTGAACACGGTGCCCAGCCAGGGCGATACGTTCTACTATCTCGATACGGATTTTGCATCGAACGACGCGTTTATGAACTACATCGGCGAGGTCAAAAAACGTTCGCTGGTCAATACCACGGTGGATGTGCAACCCACCGACCACATCCTTACCCTGTCCACCTGCTCCTATGTGTTCAACGACGCGCGTGTGGTCGTGCTTGCCCGGCTGGCGCGCGACGGTGAAGACCTGTCTCCCGGTACCGCAACCATGAACCCCAATCCGCAGATGCCGCAGATCTGGTACAAGACCAATAAGAAAAGCGGCACCTGA
- a CDS encoding cytidine deaminase, with amino-acid sequence MTEEERVILALVARARAVRENAYAPYSHFRVGAALLTRSGYVYTGCNVENVSFGATVCAERAAVFAAVAAGERDFVALALAAGEDVTPCGICRQVLAEFSSDGSLPIYCAGPEEVRTFTLAELLPQAFDSFRAEETE; translated from the coding sequence ATGACAGAAGAGGAACGGGTCATCCTCGCGCTGGTGGCGCGGGCGCGTGCAGTGCGTGAAAACGCCTACGCGCCGTATTCGCATTTTCGCGTGGGGGCGGCCCTGCTCACGCGCAGCGGGTATGTCTATACCGGCTGCAATGTGGAAAACGTATCGTTTGGAGCGACTGTCTGCGCAGAGCGCGCGGCGGTTTTTGCCGCTGTGGCCGCCGGAGAGCGGGATTTTGTCGCCCTTGCGCTCGCGGCGGGGGAAGACGTGACCCCCTGTGGCATCTGCCGGCAGGTGCTCGCTGAATTTTCCAGCGACGGTTCGCTGCCCATCTACTGTGCGGGGCCGGAAGAGGTTCGCACCTTCACGCTGGCGGAGCTGCTGCCGCAGGCGTTCGATTCGTTCCGCGCGGAGGAAACCGAATGA
- a CDS encoding CTP synthase produces MAVKYIFVTGGVVSGLGKGITAASLGRLLKARGYRVTMQKFDPYINVDPGTMSPYQHGEVFVTDDGAETDLDLGHYERFIDENLSVNSNITTGKVYWNVITKERRGDFLGGTVQVIPHITNEIKERIYRVGRTGNTDIVITEIGGTVGDIESTPFLEAIRQAAKEVGPHNAIFIHVTLVPFIYGSEELKSKPTQHSVKELLSLGIQPHIIVCRSERPIPEDMREKISLFCNIRPEDVIQNLTAPVLYAVPLMLEQEGLAASVCHHLQLDESRKPDLDEWRAMVKRFEDVKGDLTIALVGKYVELHDAYLSVVESLCHAGIANGVQVHVKWVNSENVTQENVAEQVAGCNGILVPGGFGDRGIPGMIQAVRYAREQNIPYFGICLGMHMAAIEFARDVLGFADANSAEFEPECPHAVIAFMPDQKDITNLGGTMRLGLYPCKLKPGSLCREIYHDEELIYERHRHRLEFNNEYRSEFESHGMVLAGLSPDERLVEMVELPTHPWFVAVQFHPEFKSRPNRPHPLFTSFIAAAKKHKA; encoded by the coding sequence TTGGCGGTAAAATACATTTTTGTGACGGGCGGTGTGGTATCCGGCCTCGGGAAAGGCATCACGGCCGCATCCCTCGGCAGGCTCCTCAAAGCGAGGGGCTACCGGGTCACCATGCAGAAATTCGACCCCTATATCAATGTAGACCCCGGAACCATGAGCCCGTATCAGCACGGCGAGGTGTTCGTGACCGACGACGGCGCGGAGACCGACCTTGATCTCGGGCATTATGAACGGTTCATCGACGAAAACCTGTCGGTCAATTCCAACATCACCACCGGCAAGGTATACTGGAACGTCATCACCAAAGAGCGGCGCGGTGATTTCCTAGGCGGCACGGTGCAGGTCATCCCGCACATCACCAACGAGATCAAAGAGCGCATCTACCGCGTGGGGCGCACCGGCAACACCGACATCGTCATCACCGAGATCGGCGGCACGGTGGGCGATATTGAGTCCACCCCGTTTCTGGAAGCCATCCGGCAGGCGGCCAAGGAAGTCGGCCCGCACAACGCCATCTTTATCCATGTGACGCTGGTGCCGTTCATTTATGGCTCGGAAGAGTTGAAATCCAAGCCCACGCAGCACAGCGTAAAGGAGCTGCTTTCACTCGGCATCCAGCCGCATATCATTGTCTGCCGCAGCGAGCGCCCCATTCCCGAGGACATGCGGGAGAAGATCAGCCTGTTCTGCAACATCCGCCCGGAGGATGTTATCCAGAACCTCACCGCGCCGGTGCTCTACGCCGTGCCGCTGATGCTGGAGCAGGAAGGGCTTGCCGCATCCGTCTGCCACCACCTGCAGCTTGATGAGAGCCGCAAGCCTGATCTGGACGAATGGCGCGCCATGGTCAAGCGGTTTGAGGACGTCAAAGGCGACCTCACCATCGCACTGGTGGGCAAATATGTCGAGCTGCACGACGCCTACCTCTCGGTGGTAGAATCACTCTGCCACGCGGGCATCGCCAACGGCGTACAGGTACATGTCAAATGGGTCAACTCCGAAAACGTCACACAGGAGAACGTGGCCGAGCAGGTCGCGGGCTGCAACGGCATCCTGGTACCGGGTGGGTTCGGCGACCGCGGCATTCCCGGCATGATCCAGGCTGTGCGGTACGCGCGTGAGCAGAACATCCCCTATTTCGGCATCTGCCTGGGCATGCACATGGCCGCCATCGAGTTCGCGCGCGACGTGCTCGGCTTTGCCGACGCGAACTCCGCCGAGTTCGAACCGGAATGCCCGCACGCGGTCATCGCCTTTATGCCCGATCAGAAAGACATTACCAACCTCGGCGGCACCATGCGGCTGGGGCTTTATCCCTGCAAACTGAAGCCGGGCAGTCTTTGCCGCGAGATTTACCACGACGAGGAACTGATTTACGAGCGGCACCGCCACCGCCTGGAATTCAACAACGAGTACCGCAGCGAATTTGAAAGCCACGGCATGGTGCTGGCCGGGCTTTCTCCGGATGAGCGCCTGGTGGAAATGGTGGAGCTGCCCACACATCCGTGGTTTGTGGCCGTGCAGTTCCACCCCGAGTTTAAATCCCGCCCCAACCGCCCGCATCCGCTGTTTACCTCGTTCATCGCGGCGGCAAAAAAGCATAAGGCATAA
- the ygiD gene encoding 4,5-DOPA dioxygenase extradiol gives MMPVLFIGHGSPTNMIKPNRYADGWKQIAQRLPKPDAILSISAHWYTRGSYVSVSEKPETIYDFYGFSEELYQLDYPAPGAPGLARRVLELCGDTVRPAAYGLDHGSWSVLRSLFPNADVPVAQLSVDGMADAETAFRLGQTLAALRKENILILGSGNVVHNLGRVDFDKSDGYAWAEEFDRYIQNAVLDRRFDDAIHYGRAGECAKLAFPTPDHFLPLLYVLGAEKPEDTPDVFLNECVMGSLSMTSYLFS, from the coding sequence ATGATGCCGGTTCTTTTCATCGGGCACGGCTCGCCCACCAACATGATTAAGCCCAACCGCTACGCGGACGGCTGGAAACAAATTGCGCAGCGCCTGCCGAAACCCGATGCCATTCTGTCGATCTCGGCGCACTGGTATACCCGTGGCAGCTATGTTTCCGTTTCGGAGAAGCCGGAAACCATCTATGATTTTTATGGATTTTCCGAAGAACTATACCAGCTGGATTACCCCGCCCCCGGCGCACCCGGGCTGGCCCGCCGTGTGCTGGAACTGTGCGGCGACACCGTGCGGCCCGCCGCATATGGGCTGGACCACGGCAGTTGGAGCGTGCTGCGCTCGCTTTTCCCGAATGCGGACGTGCCGGTCGCGCAGCTGAGCGTGGACGGCATGGCGGATGCGGAAACGGCGTTTCGGCTCGGCCAAACGCTTGCGGCGCTCCGGAAGGAAAACATCCTCATCCTGGGCAGCGGCAACGTGGTGCATAACCTTGGGCGGGTCGATTTCGACAAATCGGACGGGTATGCATGGGCGGAGGAATTTGACCGGTATATCCAGAACGCCGTGCTGGATCGGCGCTTCGACGACGCGATCCACTACGGGCGCGCGGGCGAATGTGCCAAGCTGGCCTTCCCCACGCCCGACCATTTCCTGCCTTTGCTTTATGTACTGGGCGCGGAGAAGCCGGAAGATACGCCGGACGTTTTTCTGAACGAATGCGTGATGGGTTCGCTGTCGATGACCTCCTATCTGTTTTCCTGA
- the rplU gene encoding 50S ribosomal protein L21: MYAVIETGGKQYKVAEGDTVFVEKLGLDEGAEVTFEKVAALGKDDGLVVGAPYVDGAKVSAKVIKNGKEKKILVFKFKAKKNYRRRKGHRQPYTKVQIEKIEG; the protein is encoded by the coding sequence ATGTATGCAGTAATTGAAACCGGCGGAAAACAGTATAAAGTTGCCGAGGGCGACACCGTTTTCGTCGAAAAGCTCGGCCTGGATGAGGGCGCGGAAGTCACGTTTGAGAAAGTGGCTGCGCTCGGCAAGGACGATGGTCTGGTCGTCGGCGCGCCGTATGTGGACGGCGCGAAGGTGTCCGCCAAAGTGATTAAAAACGGTAAAGAGAAGAAGATTCTGGTCTTCAAATTCAAGGCCAAGAAGAATTACCGCAGACGCAAGGGCCATCGTCAGCCCTATACGAAGGTCCAGATCGAAAAAATCGAGGGCTGA
- the folD gene encoding bifunctional methylenetetrahydrofolate dehydrogenase/methenyltetrahydrofolate cyclohydrolase FolD has protein sequence MPAKLLDGKAVAASVRARVAEDVRRLRESGITPALAVVLVGDNPASQVYVRNKEKDCAEVGIRSVGRRLPAETTQAELLALVDELNRDPQVHGILVQLPLPPQIDERAVIEAIDPAKDVDAFHPSNVGRIMLGEYEFLPCTPAGVMELLADAGISPAGKTCVVIGRSNIVGKPMAMLLLHADGTVTVAHSKTPNLAEVTARADILVCAVGRAHFVTADMVKPGAVVIDVGMNRLENGKLAGDVDFEAVAEKASYITPVPGGVGPMTRAMLLQNTLRAAALLQKKD, from the coding sequence ATGCCGGCGAAACTGCTGGACGGTAAGGCCGTGGCGGCAAGCGTGCGCGCGCGGGTGGCAGAGGATGTGCGGCGTCTGCGGGAGAGCGGCATCACGCCCGCGCTGGCCGTGGTGCTGGTGGGGGACAACCCGGCCTCGCAGGTCTATGTGCGCAATAAGGAGAAAGACTGCGCCGAGGTCGGCATCCGCTCGGTGGGGCGGCGGCTGCCCGCCGAAACCACACAGGCGGAACTGTTGGCCCTGGTGGACGAGCTTAACCGCGACCCGCAGGTGCATGGTATTCTGGTGCAGCTGCCGCTGCCTCCTCAGATCGACGAGCGGGCCGTCATCGAGGCCATAGACCCTGCCAAGGACGTGGACGCGTTTCACCCTTCCAATGTGGGGCGCATCATGCTGGGAGAGTATGAGTTTCTGCCCTGCACGCCCGCGGGTGTGATGGAACTGTTGGCCGATGCGGGCATCTCTCCGGCGGGGAAGACCTGTGTGGTGATCGGGCGCAGCAACATCGTGGGCAAGCCGATGGCCATGCTGTTGCTTCATGCCGACGGCACCGTCACCGTCGCGCATTCCAAAACGCCCAATCTGGCGGAGGTGACCGCCCGCGCGGACATCCTCGTGTGCGCCGTGGGGCGTGCGCATTTCGTCACAGCCGATATGGTCAAGCCCGGCGCGGTGGTCATCGACGTGGGCATGAACCGGTTGGAAAACGGCAAGCTGGCCGGGGATGTCGATTTTGAGGCGGTGGCCGAAAAAGCGTCCTATATCACCCCGGTGCCGGGTGGCGTGGGCCCCATGACCCGCGCCATGCTGCTGCAAAACACACTGCGGGCCGCGGCGCTTTTACAGAAAAAGGACTGA
- a CDS encoding competence/damage-inducible protein A — MDAEILAVGTELLLGNIVNTNAQYLANELALLGINVLHQSVVGDNEARLVEALKLALSRSDIVITTGGLGPTGDDITRETIAKVLGRKLVRDEHSMEVIRDYFARSGRKMGPSNEKQAMLPEGCIVLQNDWGTAPGCVVEQDGKSVIMLPGPPREMAPLFRERVKPYLAKFSDGVIASINLREFGLPESTVQELLGDLMAGANPTLSPYAKEGEVQLRVTAKAATEDEALAICRPVAEETKKRLGNAYYGEDVDSMQQVVVQALRERQKKIALAESCTGGLTAARITEIPGSSDVFECGIVSYANRVKQALLDVRAKTLKDYGAVSEQTAVQMAEGVRVRAQADFGVGITGIAGPGGGTEEKPVGLVYVAVSDGKDCYVRRLLLGHSNSERAHIRYLSSSNALDMARRLILGLPQPEDAVRVEPPKLQVPNSFFGN, encoded by the coding sequence GTGGATGCGGAAATACTAGCCGTGGGCACGGAACTGCTGCTCGGCAACATCGTCAACACCAACGCGCAATATCTCGCAAACGAACTGGCACTGCTCGGCATCAATGTGCTGCATCAGTCGGTGGTGGGCGATAACGAAGCCCGTCTGGTCGAGGCGCTCAAACTGGCGCTCTCGCGTAGTGACATCGTAATTACCACCGGCGGCCTCGGGCCGACGGGCGACGATATCACGCGGGAGACCATCGCCAAGGTGCTTGGCCGCAAACTGGTGCGGGATGAGCACAGCATGGAGGTCATCCGTGACTATTTCGCGCGCTCCGGCCGCAAGATGGGCCCCAGCAATGAGAAACAGGCCATGCTGCCGGAGGGCTGCATCGTGCTCCAAAACGATTGGGGCACCGCGCCGGGCTGCGTGGTGGAGCAGGACGGCAAATCCGTCATCATGCTGCCCGGCCCGCCGCGGGAGATGGCCCCGCTGTTTCGGGAGCGCGTCAAACCATATCTGGCGAAGTTTTCCGACGGGGTCATCGCGTCCATCAACCTGCGGGAGTTCGGCCTGCCCGAATCCACCGTGCAGGAGCTTTTGGGTGATCTGATGGCGGGCGCGAATCCCACCCTTTCCCCCTATGCGAAAGAGGGCGAGGTGCAGTTGCGCGTCACGGCCAAAGCCGCGACCGAGGACGAGGCGCTGGCCATCTGCCGCCCGGTGGCCGAAGAGACCAAAAAGCGGCTGGGCAACGCCTATTACGGTGAAGACGTGGACAGCATGCAGCAGGTGGTGGTGCAGGCGCTGCGGGAGCGGCAGAAAAAGATCGCGCTGGCCGAATCCTGCACCGGCGGGCTGACCGCCGCCCGTATCACCGAGATCCCCGGCAGTTCGGACGTGTTCGAGTGCGGTATCGTCAGCTATGCCAACCGTGTCAAGCAGGCGCTGCTGGATGTGCGGGCCAAAACGCTCAAGGACTACGGCGCCGTAAGTGAACAGACCGCCGTGCAGATGGCCGAGGGCGTGCGGGTGCGCGCACAGGCCGATTTCGGCGTGGGCATCACCGGCATCGCCGGGCCGGGCGGCGGCACGGAGGAAAAGCCGGTCGGGTTGGTCTATGTAGCCGTGTCCGACGGGAAGGACTGCTATGTCCGCCGGTTGCTGTTGGGGCACAGCAACAGCGAGCGGGCGCACATCCGTTATCTTTCGTCCTCCAATGCGTTGGATATGGCGCGCAGGCTCATCCTGGGCCTGCCGCAGCCGGAGGACGCCGTCCGTGTTGAGCCGCCGAAATTACAGGTGCCGAACTCTTTTTTTGGCAACTGA